The genomic region AGGAAATGCCAAAGGAAACTCTATTCTTCTCACTATATCCCATGTGCTCATTCCCATTCCAGTACCAGCTTCAAGTATTGATTTATCTATATTTTTTATTCCTATATAAGTATTTGTTACAATTGGTAAAAGTCCATATAAAAAAAGTACAAATATAGCTGGTTTTAATCCTATTCCTAAAATTGGTATTATAAATCCGAAAAATGCTAAACTTGGTATTGTTTGAAATATTCCAACTATAAAAAGTATGCTCCTTGCAACTTTTTCATTTCTACATATTAAAAGTCCAATTGGAACTCCTATTAATATAGCTAATCCCACAGCAAATAAAGTTATTTCCATATGCTGAAATAATAGTTTTCCTATTTCCTCTTTTCTAGACATAAAAAATTCAAAAAATCCATTTATATTAGTCATTTAATCCCTCCCCCTGTGGAATAATTCTTGCTAACATAGTTATCAGTCTATTTGCAGTAATTACTCCTAATAACTTTTTATTTCTATCGGTAACTACGACTAATTTTAAAGTGTGATCTTCTATTAATTTTATTATATTTGTTAATTTTTCATCAAAAAATACACTTTGAAATTCTTTTTTCATTATTTTTTCAATAGTAGCACCTTCATCTATAGCTTTTAATGTTATATCCCACTTAAAAATAACACCTACAGCATTTTCCTTATGCTTATATCGATCTTTCTCTACCACTATTAAATATTTCATATTAGCTTTATCCATTATTTCAAGAGCTGTTATTAACCTTCCATTTACAGTTACTTTTGGAAAATCTTTTCTCATAATATCTTTAGCTTGTAAAATATCTGGATTTTTCCATAATCTGTTCTTACCTACAAAATTTTCAACAAACTCATTAATAGGATTTTTTAAAATATTTTCTGGAGTATCATATTGTATTATTTCTCCATCTTTTAAAATTGCTATTTTATCAGCTATCTTTAAAGCTTCATCCATATCATGAGTTACAAAAACTATTGTTTTATTTAGCTCTTTTTGTAAGCTTAAAATCTCCTGTTGTAAATTTTCTCTTGTAATAGGATCTAAAGCTGAAAAAGGTTCGTCCATTAAAATCATATCTGGATTATTTGCTAAAGCTCTAGCTATTCCCACTCTTTGTCTTTGTCCTCCTGAAAGTTCACTAGGATATCTATCATAATAATCTATGGGATCAAGTCCTACTAAATTTAATAATTCTTTACTTCTATTTTCCATCTCATTTTTATTCCATTTTAAGAGCTTTGGAATTAACTCTATATTCTCTCCTATATTCATATGAGGCATAAGACCTTCTTTTTGAATTACATATCCGATTTCTCTTCTAAGACTTATGCTATTTCTTTTACTGATATCCTCTTCTCCTATGAATATCTCCCCAGAAGTTGGTTTTATTAATTTATTTATAAGCTTTAATAATGTTGTTTTTCCCGAACCAGATTGTCCTATTAAAACAACAAATTCCCCACTTTTAATTTCTAAATTTATATTTTTTAAAACTTTTTTACCATTAAAAATCTTTGAAACATTTTTTATTTTTATCATATTTCCTCCTTAGTTTTATTTTTTTTAATGTCACCACCTTTCTTAAGAAATGTTATTCTTCATTTTTTTTATTTTCTTTTTTATTGAAAAACATATTAAAAATTAATTTTTTTTAATTTATTATTTATTTTCTTTATATGTTGAGGTACAATATATATAAGAGATGTTTTTGACATCCTGAAACAATTTAGGATATAGTAGTTATATAACAAACACTTTTAGGGAGGTATGTATTATGGCTTACAGTTTCTTTATGCCTACAACTACATTAATTGGGGAAGGTGCTTTACAAGATTTAGTACCTGTTTTAAAAAGTCAAAAATTTACAAAAGCATTAATTGTTACAGATAAGATTTTAGTTAAAATTGGTTTAGTAAAAAAACTAACTGATTTACTTGATAGTGCTGAGATTAAATATGCTATTTATGATGAGACAAAACCAAATCCAACTGTTACAAATGTTAATGATGGATTAGCTTTACTTAAAAAAGAAGATTGTAACTTTATGATTTCATTTGGTGGAGGTTCTCCACATGATGCTGCAAAAGGTATCGCATTACTAGCTACTAACGGTGGTATTATAAATGATTATGAAGGTATTGATAAATCTGAAAAACCTCAATTCCCATTAGTTGCAATAAATACAACTGCTGGAACTGGTTCAGAAATGACTAGATTCTCTATTATTACAGATGAAGAGAGACATATAAAAATGGCTATTGTTGATAAACATGTTACTCCTTTAGTAGCTGTTAATGATCCATTACTTATGACTGCAATGCCAAAAGGTTTAACTGCTGCAACTGGTATGGATGCTTTAACTCACTCTATTGAAGCTTTAGTTTCTACAATTGCAAATCCTTTAACAGATTCTGCTGCAGAAAAAGCTATTACTTTAATTTCTAAATATTTAA from Cetobacterium ceti harbors:
- a CDS encoding iron-containing alcohol dehydrogenase, with protein sequence MAYSFFMPTTTLIGEGALQDLVPVLKSQKFTKALIVTDKILVKIGLVKKLTDLLDSAEIKYAIYDETKPNPTVTNVNDGLALLKKEDCNFMISFGGGSPHDAAKGIALLATNGGIINDYEGIDKSEKPQFPLVAINTTAGTGSEMTRFSIITDEERHIKMAIVDKHVTPLVAVNDPLLMTAMPKGLTAATGMDALTHSIEALVSTIANPLTDSAAEKAITLISKYLKRAVENGEDIEARDQMSYAEYLAGVAFNNASLGYVHAMAHQLGGFYDLPHGVCNAILLPHVETFNSSKCADKLKLVAHLMGVDTTNMSDEEGAKAAIEEIKKLSSAVGIPSGLKELNVNEEDFPILAKNALVDACAFTNPKEGTIEEVIEIYRSAM
- a CDS encoding betaine/proline/choline family ABC transporter ATP-binding protein (Members of the family are the ATP-binding subunit of ABC transporters for substrates such as betaine, L-proline or other amino acids, choline, carnitine, etc. The substrate specificity is best determined from the substrate-binding subunit, rather than this subunit, as it interacts with the permease subunit and not with substrate directly.), with amino-acid sequence MIKIKNVSKIFNGKKVLKNINLEIKSGEFVVLIGQSGSGKTTLLKLINKLIKPTSGEIFIGEEDISKRNSISLRREIGYVIQKEGLMPHMNIGENIELIPKLLKWNKNEMENRSKELLNLVGLDPIDYYDRYPSELSGGQRQRVGIARALANNPDMILMDEPFSALDPITRENLQQEILSLQKELNKTIVFVTHDMDEALKIADKIAILKDGEIIQYDTPENILKNPINEFVENFVGKNRLWKNPDILQAKDIMRKDFPKVTVNGRLITALEIMDKANMKYLIVVEKDRYKHKENAVGVIFKWDITLKAIDEGATIEKIMKKEFQSVFFDEKLTNIIKLIEDHTLKLVVVTDRNKKLLGVITANRLITMLARIIPQGEGLND